The following proteins are encoded in a genomic region of Sorangiineae bacterium MSr12523:
- a CDS encoding universal stress protein, whose translation MLLCATDLTETSRHALDTALELAPLLRCASLHVLHVHETVERIDSVQHEVDRWDELKRELETYVATEIDHARRGKMLPAELSVSTAVRYGKAYREILRYAADVHASWIVVGTHGRTGLGHVLGSVAEHVVRLAPRTVIVAKSPEVCALLARNAH comes from the coding sequence ATGCTTCTATGTGCGACCGATCTCACGGAAACGTCACGACATGCCCTGGACACCGCCCTGGAGCTTGCGCCTTTGCTGCGCTGCGCGAGCCTACACGTGCTGCACGTGCATGAAACGGTGGAGCGCATCGACAGCGTGCAACACGAAGTCGATCGATGGGATGAATTGAAACGAGAGCTCGAAACGTACGTTGCGACCGAGATTGACCATGCCAGACGAGGGAAAATGCTGCCCGCGGAATTGAGTGTGTCGACGGCCGTGCGCTATGGCAAAGCGTATCGTGAGATTTTGCGGTATGCCGCCGATGTCCATGCATCATGGATCGTGGTCGGCACCCACGGCCGAACGGGGCTCGGGCACGTGCTTGGTTCGGTTGCCGAACACGTCGTCCGTCTGGCCCCGCGCACCGTCATCGTGGCCAAATCGCCCGAGGTGTGCGCGCTCCTTGCGCGGAACGCACACTGA
- the dauA gene encoding C4-dicarboxylic acid transporter DauA — MTAPDPPESTLPIGAALRRVFAKGYRLTDLRTDLLAGTVVGIVAVPLSMALAIAVGVPPQHGLYTAIVAGAVVALLGGCKFQVTGPTAAFVVILAPIASKHGLAGLLSAGFMAGLMLIAMGMARLGNLIRYIPHPVTTGFTTGIATVIATLQLKDVFGLRAGTMPDPYIGKIAALWGARSTASARELGVAAVTLALLLLIPRVVKRIPAPLIAIGAVSLGSALLHRAYPDFAVATIGSRFHTIVDGVEIAGIPSTLPSPSMPWGVRGVGFGLVQDLLPAAFAIAMLGAIESLLSAVIADGMTDTKHDPNSELVALGIGNVVAPIFGGIAATGALARTATNIRTGARSPFAAVTHAVVVLLAMLVLAPGVSYVPMASLAALLLLVAWNMSEIHGFIGVVKIAPKSDVFVLVTCFGLTVFFDMVIAVSVGFVLAAILFMRRMSELTESHFEFDASREGGRSSSLPDGVMVYEINGPLFFGAAQKALATLRATAGDAFHVLVIRLERVPVIDATGLVALENAISSVLRAKKKVVLAGPLPKPHRIFDKAELEAKHQGLFIRANAQTAMEFAVSLVDAMPSSLRKTTANVVQGG, encoded by the coding sequence ATGACCGCCCCCGATCCCCCAGAAAGCACCTTGCCCATCGGAGCTGCGCTCCGGCGCGTCTTCGCCAAAGGATATCGCCTCACCGATCTACGCACGGACCTCCTCGCCGGAACCGTCGTGGGCATCGTCGCGGTGCCACTGTCGATGGCGCTGGCCATCGCGGTCGGCGTTCCGCCGCAGCATGGCCTTTACACGGCCATCGTGGCGGGCGCGGTCGTGGCCCTGCTCGGTGGGTGCAAGTTTCAAGTCACGGGCCCCACGGCCGCGTTCGTGGTGATTCTCGCGCCCATCGCCAGCAAACATGGACTCGCGGGCTTGCTCAGCGCGGGCTTCATGGCCGGGCTCATGCTCATCGCCATGGGCATGGCACGCCTGGGAAACCTCATTCGATACATCCCGCACCCGGTAACCACGGGCTTCACGACCGGCATCGCGACGGTCATCGCCACCCTGCAACTCAAGGACGTTTTCGGGCTGCGCGCAGGAACCATGCCCGATCCGTACATTGGAAAGATCGCGGCCCTCTGGGGTGCGCGTTCGACGGCCAGCGCGCGGGAGCTCGGGGTGGCGGCGGTCACGCTGGCGCTTCTTCTGTTGATTCCGCGCGTGGTGAAACGAATACCGGCTCCGCTCATCGCCATTGGCGCGGTGTCGCTCGGCAGCGCGCTCCTGCATCGCGCCTATCCGGACTTCGCGGTCGCGACGATTGGGAGCCGCTTTCACACCATCGTCGATGGCGTGGAAATCGCGGGCATCCCATCCACCCTGCCGTCGCCTTCCATGCCGTGGGGTGTTCGAGGCGTGGGATTCGGCCTCGTGCAGGATCTACTTCCCGCGGCCTTCGCCATCGCCATGCTCGGTGCCATCGAGTCGCTTCTCTCGGCGGTCATCGCCGACGGAATGACGGATACGAAACACGATCCCAATTCGGAGCTCGTGGCGCTGGGCATCGGCAATGTGGTGGCGCCCATTTTCGGTGGCATTGCGGCAACGGGCGCGCTGGCGCGAACGGCCACGAACATTCGCACCGGGGCTCGCTCGCCCTTCGCCGCAGTCACACATGCCGTCGTCGTCCTCTTGGCCATGCTCGTTTTGGCCCCCGGCGTGTCGTACGTGCCCATGGCATCGCTCGCGGCGCTCTTGCTCCTCGTGGCGTGGAACATGTCCGAAATCCACGGATTCATCGGCGTCGTGAAAATTGCGCCGAAGAGCGATGTCTTCGTGCTCGTGACCTGCTTTGGATTGACGGTCTTTTTCGACATGGTCATTGCCGTCTCGGTTGGTTTCGTGCTCGCAGCCATTCTGTTCATGCGGCGTATGTCCGAGCTCACCGAATCGCATTTCGAATTCGACGCCTCGCGCGAGGGTGGCCGCTCTTCGTCGCTCCCCGACGGCGTCATGGTCTACGAAATCAATGGGCCGCTCTTCTTCGGGGCCGCGCAAAAGGCCCTCGCCACGCTTCGCGCCACGGCCGGGGACGCGTTTCACGTGCTGGTGATTCGCCTCGAGCGCGTGCCGGTCATCGATGCCACGGGGCTCGTCGCGCTCGAAAATGCCATTTCGAGCGTGCTGCGCGCGAAAAAGAAGGTCGTGCTCGCCGGCCCCCTTCCGAAACCGCATCGCATTTTCGACAAAGCCGAGTTGGAGGCAAAGCACCAAGGTCTCTTCATTCGCGCCAATGCCCAAACGGCGATGGAATTTGCCGTGAGCCTCGTCGATGCCATGCCTTCGTCGTTGCGAAAAACCACGGCCAACGTCGTGCAAGGGGGCTAA
- a CDS encoding formylmethanofuran dehydrogenase subunit E family protein, producing MPRILSIALLVLAACTSSAPPNAHPSAPASDVAIERVAAVHGGAGPWVVAGYRMGEYARTKLGLERGSFDMDIVHFTPREVQYSCIADGAAAATGASLGRLNLTLSEAPAPETRTTYRRKSTGQAITLRVTKAFAARYSNVPRAKLADAGREVLTLRDEDVFEVVPS from the coding sequence ATGCCTCGCATTCTCTCGATCGCGCTCTTGGTCTTGGCGGCCTGCACCTCGTCGGCTCCTCCGAACGCGCACCCCAGCGCGCCCGCGAGCGATGTGGCAATCGAGCGGGTGGCCGCCGTGCATGGTGGCGCAGGCCCTTGGGTGGTCGCGGGATACCGCATGGGGGAATATGCACGCACGAAGCTCGGCCTCGAGCGTGGCAGCTTCGATATGGATATCGTGCACTTTACACCGCGCGAGGTGCAGTATTCGTGCATCGCCGATGGCGCCGCCGCGGCCACGGGCGCGAGCCTCGGCAGATTGAATTTAACGCTTTCGGAGGCGCCCGCTCCCGAGACGCGAACGACCTATCGGCGCAAGTCGACGGGGCAGGCGATCACCTTGCGGGTCACCAAAGCGTTCGCCGCCCGCTATTCCAATGTTCCGCGCGCGAAGCTCGCGGATGCGGGCCGCGAGGTCCTGACCCTGCGCGACGAGGATGTTTTCGAAGTCGTGCCTTCGTAA
- a CDS encoding ester cyclase — translation MLRKVHSRALARYLGEAWSEGRIEVLDQVVHPRYVNHRDAQSMGPAGLKRIATSLREAFPDLCCDVHDEIHDGDRVAVRFTISGTHTGNLFGIAPTGWRVEIGQTIVKRFHEGKIIEAWRTAWFTNEERQRYAALQARIAASGTPDFAMIGNEFVLALAMQGVQRFGEAQRSGLDHEVRLVNERLALLFRPAAAPSPGLIRQLRECVRDVLAKGAGRTLSVSSVARQLGVSQRTLQRRLQEAGSSFSQEVDGVRRELACWYVADTDRPLSEIAFQLGFTEPGSFFRTFRRWTKTTPRRFRLGRAHMARAGASDGHAWMGLAHA, via the coding sequence TTGCTGCGAAAAGTCCATAGTCGAGCGCTCGCTCGGTACTTGGGGGAGGCGTGGAGTGAAGGACGTATCGAGGTTCTCGACCAAGTGGTTCACCCCCGATACGTCAACCATCGGGATGCGCAGTCGATGGGGCCCGCGGGGCTGAAACGAATTGCCACGTCGTTGCGCGAGGCATTTCCGGATCTGTGCTGCGACGTTCATGACGAGATTCACGACGGCGATCGCGTGGCCGTGCGCTTTACGATTAGCGGGACGCACACGGGAAATCTGTTTGGGATTGCCCCGACGGGCTGGCGTGTGGAAATCGGCCAGACCATCGTCAAACGCTTTCACGAGGGAAAGATCATCGAGGCCTGGCGCACGGCCTGGTTTACCAACGAGGAACGTCAGCGATATGCGGCTTTGCAGGCTCGCATTGCGGCTTCCGGCACACCCGATTTCGCCATGATTGGCAATGAGTTCGTGCTCGCATTGGCCATGCAAGGCGTGCAACGCTTCGGCGAAGCGCAGCGATCGGGCCTCGACCATGAAGTGCGCCTGGTGAACGAGCGATTGGCGCTCCTTTTCCGACCGGCCGCCGCACCGTCGCCCGGGTTGATCCGGCAGCTCCGTGAGTGCGTTCGCGACGTGCTCGCCAAGGGCGCGGGGCGCACGCTTTCCGTGAGCAGCGTGGCGCGCCAGCTCGGGGTGAGCCAGCGCACCCTTCAGCGCCGCTTGCAGGAGGCTGGGAGCAGCTTCAGCCAAGAAGTGGACGGCGTTCGGCGCGAGCTCGCGTGCTGGTACGTGGCCGATACGGATCGGCCCTTGAGCGAAATCGCATTTCAGCTCGGCTTTACCGAACCGGGATCCTTCTTCCGCACCTTTCGTCGCTGGACCAAGACGACGCCGCGGCGCTTTCGCCTCGGTCGAGCGCATATGGCGCGTGCGGGTGCAAGCGATGGACACGCTTGGATGGGGCTCGCGCACGCGTAA
- a CDS encoding NAD(P)-dependent oxidoreductase, whose translation MNAGKTFLGFIGLGNVGEPMAANLLAQGFEVLGYDIRANPAFVARGGRPMTKAAHVSAASVIIQSLPTLAALENTIDALLPVLRPGQVIIDISSYPLSNKRAEAERVAARGAIMLDCEVSGLPHQVAERKAVIFKSGEAAVIDELRPIFDAMAEQHFYVGEFGAATKMKLIANTMVCVHNLMTAEALNLGVHAGLDPQRMIEVLAPSAAASATFVNKAPLMVSRSFRPGRGPFRHMFGHLARARELADECGATTPLLRATSDVYRRAQSTGRDDDDIAAIIEVLETELR comes from the coding sequence ATGAACGCGGGCAAAACGTTTTTGGGGTTCATCGGCCTGGGAAATGTGGGGGAACCCATGGCGGCCAACCTTTTGGCCCAAGGTTTCGAGGTCCTCGGCTACGACATTCGCGCCAATCCCGCATTCGTGGCTCGCGGTGGCCGCCCCATGACCAAGGCCGCACACGTCTCTGCCGCCAGTGTGATCATCCAGAGCCTACCCACCCTAGCCGCACTGGAAAATACCATCGACGCGTTGTTGCCCGTGCTTCGTCCGGGGCAGGTCATCATCGACATAAGCAGTTATCCTCTTTCCAACAAACGCGCCGAGGCGGAGCGCGTGGCTGCGCGCGGCGCCATCATGCTCGATTGCGAGGTGAGCGGATTGCCCCACCAAGTGGCCGAGCGCAAAGCCGTTATCTTCAAATCGGGGGAAGCCGCGGTGATCGACGAGCTACGGCCCATCTTCGACGCCATGGCCGAGCAACATTTCTACGTGGGCGAGTTCGGCGCCGCCACCAAGATGAAACTCATCGCCAATACCATGGTTTGCGTTCACAACCTCATGACCGCCGAAGCGCTCAACCTCGGTGTGCACGCAGGCCTCGACCCCCAGCGCATGATCGAGGTGCTCGCGCCCAGCGCCGCCGCCTCGGCGACCTTCGTCAACAAGGCGCCGTTGATGGTCTCACGATCCTTTCGGCCCGGCCGGGGTCCGTTCCGTCATATGTTCGGCCATCTGGCGCGGGCACGCGAATTGGCGGACGAATGTGGCGCCACTACACCGCTCTTGCGCGCCACATCGGACGTTTACCGTCGCGCACAATCCACGGGCCGCGACGACGATGACATTGCCGCCATCATCGAGGTTCTGGAGACCGAACTTCGCTGA
- a CDS encoding VOC family protein: protein MIATTHLRGVLLEAPDLTTAKVFYEDAWGLESLRSKEAAALYFRGRGDEPWIFGLTSGPRRRLRRLRLGLATREHVDLAYAELQHAGVTVVSPPVMLPGPGEYYGLLFKDPDGQLVELSATQKTAGPGWIAKYLPERMSHVVLNSPNARDTARFYVDILGFAVSDWYERDAIIFLRCNQDHHCIGLSQCEQASLNHVAFLVDDQGAVLHAGARAGKRGAKSIWGPGRHGPGGNVFDYFEDPSGFVVEYTAELIQIPPDTPWSAREWERTSANANVWGTGGPTPRALELMAGPR from the coding sequence ATGATTGCGACGACACACCTGCGAGGCGTTTTGCTCGAGGCCCCCGATCTGACGACGGCGAAAGTTTTTTACGAGGACGCCTGGGGTCTCGAGTCCCTTCGTTCGAAGGAGGCGGCCGCGCTGTATTTCCGCGGGCGAGGGGACGAGCCGTGGATCTTCGGCTTGACCTCCGGCCCGCGCCGCCGTCTACGGCGGCTGCGGTTGGGGCTTGCCACGCGGGAGCACGTCGACCTTGCATACGCGGAATTGCAGCACGCGGGCGTGACCGTGGTGAGTCCTCCCGTCATGCTCCCGGGGCCGGGTGAATACTATGGTCTGCTCTTCAAGGATCCGGACGGGCAGCTCGTGGAGCTAAGCGCGACGCAGAAAACAGCCGGTCCCGGATGGATCGCCAAGTACCTGCCGGAGCGAATGAGCCACGTCGTGTTGAATTCTCCGAACGCCCGCGATACTGCTCGGTTCTATGTCGACATCCTCGGCTTCGCCGTCTCCGATTGGTACGAGCGCGACGCGATCATTTTCTTGCGTTGCAATCAAGATCACCACTGCATCGGGCTGAGCCAGTGCGAGCAGGCTTCGTTGAATCACGTAGCGTTTTTGGTGGACGATCAAGGAGCCGTTCTCCACGCCGGAGCGCGCGCGGGCAAGCGGGGGGCAAAGTCCATTTGGGGCCCGGGCCGGCATGGGCCCGGCGGGAATGTGTTCGATTACTTCGAAGATCCTTCGGGCTTCGTGGTGGAGTACACCGCCGAACTCATTCAGATTCCACCCGACACGCCGTGGAGCGCCCGGGAGTGGGAGCGCACATCCGCGAATGCGAACGTGTGGGGCACGGGCGGCCCCACGCCCCGAGCGCTCGAATTGATGGCCGGCCCCCGGTAA
- a CDS encoding TetR/AcrR family transcriptional regulator, producing the protein MERPLRNSSRKKREAMVEAATRLFLEYGFEGVSMDTIAEQANVSKRTLYNHFNDKYALFEAVMALLCESVLPWPGQPSQGIQGSQGGGLNRGEVRDTLEKLGVAFLGSIYAPIQIELYRTVVHDTRRFPQLGLMMLEGPIRRSHKLVSEYLRAWQAAGEIDVSDPDLAAAQFVGMLKADVQMKLLFDARRKVSPGEIRRLARTAVELFLNGAGPKKRRAAVSKKTPRR; encoded by the coding sequence ATGGAACGGCCCCTCCGCAATTCGAGTCGGAAGAAGCGAGAAGCCATGGTGGAGGCGGCCACTAGGCTGTTTCTCGAATACGGATTCGAAGGCGTCAGCATGGATACCATTGCCGAGCAGGCGAATGTATCCAAGCGGACGCTGTACAATCATTTCAATGACAAATATGCGTTGTTCGAAGCGGTGATGGCGCTGCTCTGCGAATCCGTCCTTCCCTGGCCAGGGCAGCCCAGTCAAGGCATTCAAGGCAGTCAAGGCGGGGGCCTGAATCGCGGAGAGGTGCGCGACACCCTGGAGAAGCTCGGTGTAGCGTTTCTGGGCAGCATCTACGCCCCCATCCAAATCGAGCTTTATCGCACGGTCGTCCACGATACGCGCCGCTTTCCGCAATTGGGCCTGATGATGCTGGAAGGCCCCATTCGGCGATCGCACAAGCTGGTGAGCGAGTACCTGCGCGCGTGGCAGGCGGCAGGAGAAATCGACGTTTCGGACCCCGATTTGGCCGCCGCTCAATTCGTGGGCATGTTGAAGGCCGATGTGCAGATGAAGCTCCTCTTCGACGCACGGCGGAAGGTGTCCCCCGGGGAGATTCGCCGGTTGGCTCGGACGGCCGTGGAGCTCTTTCTGAACGGCGCCGGCCCTAAAAAACGTCGCGCGGCGGTCTCCAAAAAGACACCGCGGCGGTAG
- a CDS encoding MBL fold metallo-hydrolase has protein sequence MLDVLRHISSLASFAAHRTQREHADGAVLRELSAVPLPLPAGLELEWLGTAGYRLSYEQHTLFIDPYLSRVPLRTVLRREPALPDEPLLERMLGGISGKVAGVLVGHCHFDHALDVPAIAKRFRTQAYGSTSLVRLMELHRLGESAVSVEPHRSYELGPFTVTFIPSVHSKLVLGYRVPFEGELTCEHLDALSPGAYKCGQTWGIRVEVAGTSFYHQGSANLIDDEIPRRGVDIFLAGIAGRRFTRDYWSRILGRLDPKVVVPSHFDDFFRPLGAPFGFSTNVNLAAFPDEIRRVSADFTLASLPVRSVA, from the coding sequence GTGCTCGACGTTCTCCGTCATATTTCCAGCCTGGCTTCCTTTGCAGCGCATCGCACGCAGCGCGAGCACGCCGACGGCGCGGTCTTGCGCGAGTTGAGCGCGGTTCCCTTGCCATTGCCCGCGGGGCTCGAGTTGGAATGGCTCGGCACCGCCGGATATCGATTGAGCTACGAGCAGCACACGCTGTTCATCGATCCGTATTTGTCACGCGTGCCGCTGCGCACGGTGCTGCGTCGCGAGCCCGCCTTGCCCGATGAGCCATTGCTCGAGCGGATGCTCGGCGGAATATCGGGCAAGGTCGCCGGCGTGCTCGTGGGGCATTGCCATTTCGATCATGCGCTGGATGTTCCGGCCATTGCGAAACGCTTTCGAACCCAGGCGTACGGCTCCACGTCGCTCGTGCGCCTGATGGAGCTTCACCGCCTTGGCGAATCGGCGGTGAGCGTCGAGCCGCATCGAAGTTACGAACTCGGGCCGTTCACGGTGACCTTCATTCCCAGCGTGCACTCGAAGCTCGTTTTGGGATATCGCGTGCCCTTCGAGGGGGAGCTCACCTGCGAGCACCTCGACGCGCTCTCGCCGGGCGCCTACAAGTGCGGCCAGACCTGGGGGATCCGCGTCGAGGTTGCAGGCACGAGCTTTTACCATCAAGGCAGCGCCAACCTCATCGACGACGAAATTCCTCGCCGCGGTGTCGACATTTTCCTCGCCGGCATTGCCGGCCGCCGGTTCACGCGCGATTACTGGTCGCGCATTCTCGGACGGCTCGATCCCAAGGTGGTCGTGCCCAGCCACTTCGACGATTTCTTCCGTCCGCTGGGCGCCCCTTTTGGGTTCTCCACCAATGTGAACCTCGCGGCATTTCCGGACGAGATTCGCCGAGTGAGCGCCGATTTCACCCTGGCGAGCCTCCCCGTTCGCTCGGTGGCTTAG